The Methanoregula sp. genome includes the window CTGCCACCCGGGCAGATGCTGCGTGCAATCCCTGCAAGCAGGGGCTTATGATCGGCGATCCAGTGAAGCACGGCATTCGAAAATACGATATCGAATTTTTCAGGAAACTCCAGATGACCTGCATCCATCCGGACAAAGGCAAGATTCTGGTGAGTTCCGTGAGGGTACTGTTTGCGTGCAAACCGGATCATCTCCGGTGAACTGTCAATTCCGGTTACCGAGCCCTGCGGGACGCATGCTGCGATAGCGGCAGTCACCCTCCCGTCTCCGCAACCAATATCAAGAATCCGTTCATTCCCGGAGAGTTTGAGTTTTGCAATCAGTTCCTGCGCCCAGAGATTCTGGGCGGGGGAACTCCGGGAATAGTCTGCGGGATTCCAGGTAAACGAGGGGGATGAATCAGGTTGCGCCATGCTTAGTATCTCAAGAAAATAGTAGGGGCTGCACAGATTAAATGTTAGAGGGGGCCGAGCGACCTGCTGCATGCTTCCCTATATTTATCGTCTGCAACCACCCATGATAATGAGCATTGCATGTACTTCCATCTCATCCTCACCGACGAATGTAATCTCTGCTGCCGGTACTGCCGGGCCAAGGCATTTGAGGTACTGGAAGAGAGCGATGATGAAACTGCACCACGGATTGACATCGATCCCGATCTTCCCCGGGATCTGGATTTCGATCTTGACCTTCTCTATACATTCCTGCGAAAAGATCCCGCACCCACACTCACGTTTTACGGGGGAGAACCCCTCATGCGTGCGGATCTGGTCGATCGGATTGTGCGGGAGGCACCGGTACAGCAGTTCATGATCCAGACCAACGGGGTGCTGCTGGACCGGCTCGCGCCGGAGATTGTGAACCGTTTTTCCACGATCCTTGTCTCACTGGACGGAAACGAAGCTCTGACAGACAGCAACCGGGGGACGGGAGTGTACCGGAAGGTGATGGAAAACGTCAGGAAAATCCGGGAAAGGGGTTATACGGGAGAACTCATCGCACGGATGGCAGTAACCGAGAGAACCGACATTGCACCAGCCGTCCACTGGCTTTTTCAGAACCCGGACTATTCGTTCTCCTCTATCCACTGGCAGCTGGATGCGAATTTCGCCGGGGATTTTTCACGGCGTCACTTTGCTGACTGGGTGAATGCCAGCTACAATCCCGGGATCCGGACTCTCGTTTCAGACTGGATTGAACATATGGAATCTACGGGGAAAGTGACGAAACTGTACCCCTTCCTCGACCCAATGGAAGATTTGCTGCTGGGTAAAAAAAGCCAGCTCCGGTGCGGATCCGGACACGCGAACTACAGTATCATGACCGACGGGCATATCGCGCCCTGCCCGGTGATGATCGGGATGAAGGAGTATTACGTAGGACATATCCGGACTGCCGACCCGCAACACCTTGACAGGATTTTTGTCGGGGGAGAGTGCACCGGGTGCGGGATCTACGATTTCTGCGGGGGGCGGTGCCTGTACTCCAATATCACCAAACCATGGAACAGGGCGGAGCGAAAAACAGTCTGCGGAACGGTAGATAACCTCTACACGACACTTAAGGATGAAGTCCCCCGTGTCCGGCGTTTAATCGAGAACGGTACGATCGCTCCCGAGGCTTTTGCCCATGAAAAGTTCAACGGATGCGAGATCATCCCGTAAGGATTACCTGCGGGATTGTGCCGGACCCTGAACGTTTTACCGTATGATCTATAGTACCAGAGAATCCCCCGACAGGTACATATTCAGATCCAGCATCCGGGGAACCTTCATCACGGGATTGCACTAATACTAAAAACCATGGCTGGATCATGGAAAGAGGCAAAAGACTGTGCGCAGAAAGAAGCACTCCCGCAGGTCTATCATGACTGCGACGCGAATACCTACGGGGCGTGCAATCCCGGGGAGCGGCAGGGATCATTCAAAGGCGGGGTCTTTACGGAACATCGCTGTCTTTGTATGCCTTCAGACCTGAGCCCTGAAGAACTTGAGGCAAAAGAGAAGAAATTTCTGTCAGAGAACCCTGACTGGTGACAACGCGATCATTTTTTCCGGACTTCATGACGGAACCGGTGCATGATATCGTACATCATCAGCCGGAACTCAGCGCCGATATCTTCCCAGGATTTTACATCAGCAACCGGTTCATCGAGAGGGATTTTTTTTATTTCATGCACAACCTGGCACTCCCCTTCCTTTTCTGACGGTTCTCCCCAGCAGAGATTACGCATTATCTTGAAATAGCCGCTGACAAGGACGATGAGGAAGACAATCGGGACAATTACGAAAGATACGAGCCAGACTAACGGATAGAGGCTGGTTGCCGCAACAGAATCAACCCACTGGAAGACGAGGAGCATGAATGCAATGACAAAAACACTGCCAATAGCCCTGATGATAGGCGCAGGAAGATTGAGCGGGAACGGGAATGTAAAGAAGATATCAGCGGCCAGCAGGATGAACGAGATGAGCAACAGGAACCAGAAGTGCTCATTCAGAAACAGTACGCTGGCACGGTAGATCGGGTTTGATATGTAATATGTAAGGATGTTTGCCAGCACGACTACGATCAGGAATATGATGATCCCGATCATCCGCGAGACAAACACCGAGCTTAAGGATTTATTCTGATACTGCCACATTTCCTGCCCCGGTGATGCTGAATAAGATTGGTCAGGGCGCTATAAAGATACCCGCCCCGGGACTGACACCATCGCAACACCTATCACCCGGGCACACGATTCATCGGTATGCAGGTCAATTACAAACGCTACGGGCTCTACCTGCTCAGGTGGCAGGCGAGCACTCCGATACTCGCCGGGGTCGGTATTGTTCTCGCGTCCATGGGCCAGTGGGTTGCAGCCATTGTCGCAAACCTGATCGGGGGATTGATCTTTTTCTGGGTGGACCAGTTCATCTTCACATCCCAGAGTCTCGCTGCGCAGTGGGAGGTTAAGGAAAACATCACCTGTGTGGACTGCGGCAGAGTCGCCCGCGGGTACCGTCTGGTACGATCGGGGGATTACGACAGGACGCATGACCATGAACCGGAGTTCCGGTGCGAGGAGTGCTCACAGAAAAAGACCGTGGAGCTTAAAGAAAGAGGGGTAACGGTCCATTGAGATTATCCGGAGACGATGTCAATTCCCCTATAATAATGGTCCAGTAACAAAAATGATGGGAATGAAGAAACTGCTTCTTTAAAAATTATCTCTTCCTTATCATTAAAAAAATACCCAGAACGATAAGGGGTGCTGTTAAACGTAGTGTTTCTACTGCGCTATTCAATGGCATGGATCCAGATGCTGCAGGCATGGGTTGTGATGGTTGTTCGATCGCTTCCTCGTGTGCTTTTACTGAGATCAGAGCGAAAATCGACAGTCCGCCGGGGGATGTTCCTTCAAACACCATGTTTACCGAACTGTCGAGTCCCACAAACCGGGTTTCGAGCAGCTGGGATGTTCCGTCGTCAGCGAATCGGGCAATTTTTACCCCGGAAATACCCCCGTGTCCAACGACCCATGAAGGAGATACACTCATCGTTATGGTTGCCGGGCCGATATCCTTCCCGTCATTCAAATGGGTTTTTGCCACATCCATGGTGTATGCAACAGCATCCAGCTGATATCCCATTTGAGATGCCGCCTTGTCAATGGCCACTTGTGTTGCGGGATCGGGTTTTTCAGCAATAACAGCAGTGATAGTTGCATCCGACGGGGGAAGGCTCATAAGATCTGCTTTAAATGAGGCGGATACAGTCCCGGTATCTTTTATCTGGGCAGTCACGGGTTGATGTTCCATTGAAATTGATTTTACATCAGCAGTGAGTATGCCATTCGTCTCCTTGGGACCTGTTTCTGTTATGACACCGACGGTCATCGGTCCTTTGGAAAAAGTGATGGTGGATCCTTCAACAGATACCTTTTCACCGGAATCCTTTGCCTTTTGCATATCGATTGCGATCTCCCGGGCATTTTCCCTGCTGCTGATCTGTGAACTGCTGACACCGAGGGAAGTGCCAGTTCCCTGATCGGCCATTGTTTCAGGAGCAACGACTGCCCCGGCAGCTGTTCCTCCTGAGTTCCCTTTGTCTTGTGTGTTATCGGTTTTTGCTCCAGCATTTCCAGATTCAGTATCACTTTTTCCTTTATCAGTTCCGGAATTCTCTACCGATTTACTGCTATCGGCATTATTTCCTCCAGTATTACTCCCTCCGGAGTTGCCGCCACCGGAGTCACCGCTTCCAGCAGAGTTACCACCACCGGAATTACCTCCGGAGTTGCTGCCACCGGAGTCACTGCCACCGGAATTGCCTCCGGAATTGCCACCACCGGAGTCACTGCCACCGGAATTGCCTCCGGAATTGCCACCACCGGAGTCACTGCCACCGGAATTACCTCCGGAGTTGCTGCCACCGGAGTCACTGCCACCGGAATTGCCTCCGGAATTGCTACCACCGGAGTCACTGCCACCGGAATTACCTCCGGAGTTGCTGCCACCGGAGTCACTGCCTCCGCCGGAGTTTCCACCTCCGGAATTGCCTCCGGAGTTGCCACCACCGGAGTCACTGCCTCCGCCAGAGTTTCCACCTCCGGAATTGCCTCCGGAGTTGCCACCACCGGAGTCACCGCCTCCGCCAGAGTTTCCACCTCCGGAATTGCCTCCGGAATTGCCTCCGGAGTTGCCACCACCGGAGTTATCCGATTTGGCCATCAGGGGGGAAGGCAAATCACCAGCTTTAGAGAACTCGATCACCGGTGTGGAAGAAGAGAACCATCCATAAGCTGCAACCACCGGAACAATGCTCAATACTATCAGCATCGCAATAATTTTTTTTAAAGACCTTGCTAAAGGTCGATTCGTTGTCATACAAATCTATCCCTTGTTATTTTTCCCTGAATCCTGACAAGATTACCCGAATGCAGATATTCAGTTCAATGAGATGTCAGTAGCGGGTTATTAGGATTATTTAGATAATAAATATATCTATTAATGGGAATTTCCATTTTTTTTGTTTAAAGAGAAAACGGGGCTCATTTTTCTGAGGTTTTTCCTTTTTTCTTGAGGGGGGAACGCATTTAAAAATTTCAAAATTCCCCATAGAGTATGAAATGATGTGTGGAGCAGAAATTCATGTAATTTTTAAAAAAAAGCAGGGGCAGTAATTGAACGTTTACCCCTTTTTTCCCGGGAACCGGAACGCTTCTTTTGGAACAGTAATTTCAAAACGGGCGCCTTTTCCATAGGTTCCCGTCTCCCGGATGGTAATTCCGGTAATTTCGAGAATTTCGCGCGCAAGAAAGAGACTCATACCTTTCTGTGCACCAAACCCGCGCTGGAAAATTTTTTCTTTCAGGTTATCCGGTATGCCGGCACCGTTGTCCTCAAAAATGAGCTGGAGGCTCTCCGCAGTTTCCTGGTAACTAATAGTCACCTGTGTTGCGGTTTTTCCGTGTTTAATGATGTTGCCTGTAAGCGTGAAAAATACGCGTTCAAGCAGAGGATCCGTAAAAATTTCCAGATCATCAAGTCTGACCCTGCGAGTGATCTGGGAAAAATCCAGATGAGAAATTGCCAGTACGAATGTCTGATTAACATTATGCCACTGCGGGGGTTTTATCCCCAGATCCTGATAATTTTTGGCAAAGTCAAGCGAGTGAGAAATTCTCCTCAGGGTTGCATCTTCTTTCTCCAGATACTCGTTCATCTTCGTATCGGTCGGCAGATCCTTTTGCAGACTGATATATCCACTGAGGGTAAAAAGAGTATTCTGGATGTCGTTGAATGTCACGAAATTCAACAGGTTGAGCTTTTTATGGGCCTGCATTAAGGCCTTTTCTGCCATTTTACGATCCGTAATATCACGAGCAATTGTTAGTACTGCTCTCTGTCCGAACTCATCAAATATCCGGGCATTAATCTCAACCGGAATCAACTTTCCGCTTTTCGCCCGGTAGGACGATTCATACTGGATAAAGTCCCCCGTTCCGGCCAAACGGCACAGCTCAGGTTTATCGTCGCAAACATCCCTCATCATGGTCGCTTCAGGTGACATCAGGAGAAGCTCCTGCCGTGAATACCCTAAAAGATCTGAGGCGGCATCGTTTGCTTCGATAATTGAGTTATAGGTGCCTGGTTCGCCGGACCGGTAAATAATTACCGGATCTGTAATGCTGTTGAAGAAAAGCCGGTATTTTTCTTCGCTCTGGATTAATCGGCCCTGGAGCTGCTCCTGGGAGGTCTCCAGCTCACCGATCATTCCGTTTACATTGTCAGCAAGTGACCCGATCTCATCATCGCCACTCATTTCAACACGGGCGGAAAAGTCACGCTTTTTCCCAATATCATTCAATCGCCCACTCAGGTGAAGGATCCTTGAGAGTACTGTCTTTTCCAGAAGCAGGAGTATCGCAAGTCCGAAAACAAGACCGGCGAGAATGAGAAGATTCACGAAATAAAAGGTTGTTGATTTTCCCTGATCATAGATATCCCGGACAATGCTGACTTTAAGGATCAGTACTGGCTGACCCGACAGGTCGCGAATCAGCGAGAAAGTCCCAAGCGTATTACTCCCAAGCGGCAGGATGTAGGTTGGGGCGTCTATCGTGAGTGCTTCTTTTCCCTCGCGCTGGATGAACGGCGAGGATGACTGGGGGAATTGCGAGATCGCCATTCTGAAGTCCGCGGGGAGATCTTCTTTGCTGTACGGTTGCAGTTCAAGCGGGAGCTGGGCCAGCGATGAAAGCCGGGACAGTTCCATGGCATCGAGGTTTCTTCCCATCAGGATATACCCGATCAACTGTCCTTGATCCGGATCAGAAAAAACCGGGCGTATCGCAAGCATCAGCGGACCTTCAGGAAACTGGAGGACTCCCATGGTACCGAATTCGGATTTTATCCTTGTGGGAATCTGTTGATGAGATGAGAGCAGCAAGGCGAGATCGGGGGGAACCGGTTTTTCCGTATGGCTGTCAAGGTTGTATCCTTTTCCGGAGATCAAGGTCCCATTTGTGTCGGTAAGAAGGATATAATTGAACTGGAGCCGCTCAAACGTATCCGGATCAAGCCGGGACCAGGATTTCGCAGAAGTCGTTGTGAGCAGAAACGTTCGCGTATCATCACGCGATGCCCAGTCATGCGCCACAGCATCCAGAGTATTGATGTCGTTCCCCAGAGCAACAAGAACCCGGTTGGTATCTTTTTGTGCACTCTGATCCTCGACACGGGAGAATCCATCCAGTACGACCGTTTGAGATAATACCAGCAGGACAAGGATCAGACAGGCTATAGCAGCGCATAAGATCACAACAGTCTTTTTTCGAATA containing:
- a CDS encoding methyltransferase domain-containing protein, yielding MAQPDSSPSFTWNPADYSRSSPAQNLWAQELIAKLKLSGNERILDIGCGDGRVTAAIAACVPQGSVTGIDSSPEMIRFARKQYPHGTHQNLAFVRMDAGHLEFPEKFDIVFSNAVLHWIADHKPLLAGIARSICPGGRLLVQMGGKGNAAQAFEALAVLLKTPRWAGYFEGFSFTFGFFGPEEYLQWLAGAGLEPVRVELIPKDMVYADREAFAGWIRTTWLPWLARLPEKGQPVFIRAFIDEYLSMYPAKADGTIHIGMVRLEVEAIKRA
- a CDS encoding TIGR04084 family radical SAM/SPASM domain-containing protein, whose amino-acid sequence is MYFHLILTDECNLCCRYCRAKAFEVLEESDDETAPRIDIDPDLPRDLDFDLDLLYTFLRKDPAPTLTFYGGEPLMRADLVDRIVREAPVQQFMIQTNGVLLDRLAPEIVNRFSTILVSLDGNEALTDSNRGTGVYRKVMENVRKIRERGYTGELIARMAVTERTDIAPAVHWLFQNPDYSFSSIHWQLDANFAGDFSRRHFADWVNASYNPGIRTLVSDWIEHMESTGKVTKLYPFLDPMEDLLLGKKSQLRCGSGHANYSIMTDGHIAPCPVMIGMKEYYVGHIRTADPQHLDRIFVGGECTGCGIYDFCGGRCLYSNITKPWNRAERKTVCGTVDNLYTTLKDEVPRVRRLIENGTIAPEAFAHEKFNGCEIIP
- a CDS encoding CHASE4 domain-containing protein, which encodes MDIRKKTVVILCAAIACLILVLLVLSQTVVLDGFSRVEDQSAQKDTNRVLVALGNDINTLDAVAHDWASRDDTRTFLLTTTSAKSWSRLDPDTFERLQFNYILLTDTNGTLISGKGYNLDSHTEKPVPPDLALLLSSHQQIPTRIKSEFGTMGVLQFPEGPLMLAIRPVFSDPDQGQLIGYILMGRNLDAMELSRLSSLAQLPLELQPYSKEDLPADFRMAISQFPQSSSPFIQREGKEALTIDAPTYILPLGSNTLGTFSLIRDLSGQPVLILKVSIVRDIYDQGKSTTFYFVNLLILAGLVFGLAILLLLEKTVLSRILHLSGRLNDIGKKRDFSARVEMSGDDEIGSLADNVNGMIGELETSQEQLQGRLIQSEEKYRLFFNSITDPVIIYRSGEPGTYNSIIEANDAASDLLGYSRQELLLMSPEATMMRDVCDDKPELCRLAGTGDFIQYESSYRAKSGKLIPVEINARIFDEFGQRAVLTIARDITDRKMAEKALMQAHKKLNLLNFVTFNDIQNTLFTLSGYISLQKDLPTDTKMNEYLEKEDATLRRISHSLDFAKNYQDLGIKPPQWHNVNQTFVLAISHLDFSQITRRVRLDDLEIFTDPLLERVFFTLTGNIIKHGKTATQVTISYQETAESLQLIFEDNGAGIPDNLKEKIFQRGFGAQKGMSLFLAREILEITGITIRETGTYGKGARFEITVPKEAFRFPGKKG